The Salmo trutta chromosome 6, fSalTru1.1, whole genome shotgun sequence genomic sequence aaaatcctcagcaatctacacacaaaaccccataatgagaaatcaaaaacaggtttttagaaatgtttggaaatttatcaaaaataaaaacagatacctcatttacataagtattcataccctttggtctgagactcgaaattgagctcaggtgcatcctgtttccattgatcatccttgagatggttctacaacttgattggagtccacctgtggtaaattcaattgattggacattatttggaaagaatcacacctacagtggcttgctaaagtattcactcccttggcatttttcctattttgttgccttacaacctggaattaaaatgagtttgtatcatttgatttacacaacatgcctaccactttcaagaagcaaaatattttttattgtgaaacaaataagaaataaaacaaaaaaaactgtaaacttgagcgtgcataactattcatcccccaaagtcaatactttgtagagccaccttttgcatcaattacagctgcaagtctcttggggtatgtctctataagcttggcacattttgccactgggattttttcccattcttcaaggcaaaactgctccagctccttcaagttggatgggttccactggtgtacagcaatctttaagtcataccacagattctcaactggattgaggtctgggctttgacaaggccattccaagacatttaaatgtttccccttaaaccactcgagtgttgctttagcagtatgcttagggtcattgtcctgctggaaggtgaacctccgtcccagtctcaaatctctggaagactgaaacaggtttccctcaagaagttccctgtatttagccatccattattccttcaattctgaccagtttcccagtccctgccgatgaaaaacatccccacagcatgatgctgccaccaccatgcttcactgtggggatgatgttctcggggtgatgagaggtgttgggtttgcgccagacatagcgttttccttgatggccaaaaagctacattttagtctcatctgaccagagtaccttcttccatatgttttgggagtctcccacatgccttttggcgaacaccaaacgtgtttgtttgtttttttctttaagcaatggcttttttctggccactcttccataaagcccagctctgtggagtgtactgcttaaAGTGGTCTTATGGACAAATACTACAATTGCCACTGTGgatctttgcagctccttcagggttatctttggtgtctttgttgcctcgctgattaatgccctccttgcctggtccctgagttttggtgggcggccctctcttggcagatttgttgtggtgccatattatttccatcttttaataatggatttaatggtgctctgtggtatgttcaaagtttctgataattttttttataacccaaccctgatctgtatttctccacaactttgtccctgacctgtttggagagctccttggtcttcattgtgccgcttgcttggtggtgccccttgtggtgttgaagactctggggcctttcagaacaggtgtatatgtactgagttcatgtgacaaataaagtccacctggtaattggttgtaccagatcttatttaggggcttcgtaGCAAAGGGAGGGAATATATATGCACGCACCTTTTTTCCgtttatttataaaataaaaaaatttaaacaaTTAATTTTTtgaatttcacttcaccaatttggactattttgtgtatatatattttgcatAAATCCAAATAagaatctatttaaattacaggttgtaaagcaacaaaataggaaaaatgccaagggggatgaatacttttgcatggCACTGTATCTATATAAGGtcagttgacagagcatgtcaaagcaaaaaccaagccatggggttgaaggaattgtctgtagaggtccgaggcaggattgtgtcaatgcacagatctgaggaagcataccaaaaaatgtctgcagcattgaaggtccccatgaacacagtggcctccatcattcttaaatggaggaagtttggaaccaccaagactcttcctagagctggccgcctggccaaactgagcaatcgggggagaagggtcttggtcagggagatgaccaagaactcgatggttactctaacagagctccagagttcctctgtggagatgagagaacctttcagaagaacaaccatctctgcagcactccaccaatcaggcctttatggtagactggccagacagaagccactacttagtaaaaggcacatgacagcctgcttggagtttgcaaaaagacacctaaagacacagaccatgagaaacaagattctctggtctgatgaaaccaagattgaactctttggcctgaatgtcaagtgtcacgtgtggaggaaacctggcaccgtccatacggtgaagcatggtggtggcagactcatgctgtggggatgttttacagcggcagggattgggagactagccaggattgaggcgaagatgaacggagcaaagtacagagagatccttgatgaaaacctgctccagagcgctcaggaactcagactgtggcgaaggttcaccttccacaggaaaacgaccctaagcacacagccaagacaacgcaggagtggcttcgggacaagtctctgaatgtccttgagtggcccagccagagcccagacttgaacctgatcgaacatctctggagagacctgaaaataattGTGCAGCaattctccccatccaacctgacaaagcttgagaggatctgcagacaagaatgggagaaactccccaaatacaggtgtgccaagcttgtagcgtcatagccaagaagacttgagcctgtaatcgctgccaatgttGCTTCAACTGAATATTGGGTttaaatacttatgcaaatgtcatatttcagttttttgtttttttttgcaaaaatgtctacaaacttgtttttgctttgtcattattgggtattgtgtgtagatgagggggaaaaaatgatgtattacattttagaataaggctgtaactgtaGGAGCGAAACTCATGCCAATGATTACATTTCCAGTATTCGGACTGATCACTTTGAAGTGTTGAGACAGAAAAACATATATAACGAATAAGACATATGTGGGCAGAATATCTGCTGAGCTCAGATAAATGGACAGAGCTAGATAAACATAGAGTTGACCATTAGACTACAGTAAAAACATCATGTCAGCAGAAAAGACATATGGAATTCATCACCAGACATGAAGAAATTGCATATCAGCAGGAAAGGTATATGAAGCTGATAACCAGACATGTAGAAACAGGATGTCTGCAGAACATGTAACAAAGAAATCATGGttgtactgatctaggatcatcgGAAAATAACTAATACTGGAGAAATATGTATGCAATAAATGTATTCTTTTTTGTATCCCAACCAGGGCCCCACCACCAGACTGGAAAATAATGGTGGCGCAAGGCCAAGGTGAGTTAATCATATACATACAAGGGAGTATGTGTTATGTAAAGAAGGAAAACTAGACAGAGCTCTGTGATAAGAAGGGGGGTTGTTCCATGGAATTGCTTGGCTCTGTTACTTTGTAATGAAGTCTAATTGAATTTACAAGTTCCGGTATCTCTGAAATATTTTGAGTCAATATTCCACAACAtaaactaacaaaatgtggaaaaagtcaaagggtctgaatactttccgaaggcactgtatatagactatacTACCTTACAGGATATTTACTATACACTTTCTTTTTACAGTAACTGTATACATTTTACAGTAATATCCCTTTCATACACATACCAAAATCCCACTAATTTACCATGCCTGCATTTTTATACCAGCTAATAGTTTTTCTAACCAGGTTTCCTGCTAACATTTTTATGCGAGgaaagtacatgtcggataaaaaatGTCAAGACAAGCTTGATGGAAACAGCTAAtttgtcggtaaactttccaaatgtcgacaaaacaaaatactctAGACAAGATGGGATCGTTGTTTGTcaaatgaattatgcgagaaatggcagcGGAAACtcttatgtgcaaatattgatataataaccatcatatggaagtaaacttggaggcacgtgatgacatgttgtgtggtcctcctcCTACGACTCAGAAAAGCATgtcgtttattaggctacagatgaaataagttatgatgaacttcgcAGGGAGGTGAAAGTGTAAGGTGATGGGCTTTATGctcttttccaataaatatcgagggtcttattctggtgacatgatgatcgatgcttggctgctgtttgacaaacAAAAATGATCTTGCTCTTTTGTCAATAagaatctcatcatgtaggcacTGTATCTGCGATAGAGCGTACATGCCAATACCTGAGTGGGTACAATCGTTATATAACTCAACATGTttagtgacaaaaccatcagtagagttaaaTTCAATGGAAagccatttaacttgtatttttttattctgtacatggtCATTTATATGTGCACTCCATCCttacgcacagccttttatcagAAACAAGTACATTTGATGGAAACAtgtctggtgggaaaatgtgcatgtttttttatgtgcattttagaatattcacatctGTCACCAGTTGAATGGAAACCTAGCTTATGAAAGGTGTAGAAAGCATGGAAAATAAAAACCACCTAAAGACCTAGTCATGATTCCTGCATTTTCACAGACCCTGTAAACAAAATACAGGAATGAATCTGTGTGaatgtttctctttgcttttttgcaGGTAAATGAATTAACACTTCATTGTTTAACCCCTTCCTAATTTGAAATGCAAACAGCCCCCATGGTTTAAAAACACTCTCCACCCCTCTGATTTTGCCAGTTACCCACTGATATGCATAAAGGGGTATACCTACAAGAAAGTGGTAAATGAATGCTTGGTGCGGTTAGCTCTGCCGCATCTCTCCTCTCATTTCAGGTCTCCATGTCTTTCAGCCAGGGACATGTAGCACACCTTCAGGCTGTCCACAAACACCTTCAGTCCacactgtctcctcctccttttcATGGCCTCTGTGCTCCTGCTTCTCTCCTTTCTCAACCGTCCCTGCTGTTTCCCACTGTCcaacctctcccctccctccgtggtccctctgttctcctccattctctctttttcctccACCGTTTCTCCTCCTggcttcttcttctttctcctctGATGCTGATGGGTTGTGTGCTGTCCTTGTGAACTCTTCTGGACGTTGAGAAACCGGAACATTGACAACACAATAATAATATGCTCAATAAATATCTATGGTCAGGAAAAATACAGTGATTAGATGTAAGGAGAAGTGTAGTTGGTTTAATAGTTGGTAACGTTAGTTCTACTAATGAATGGATCTCACCTGTTTTCTAGGACAGTAGCGGCCCAGTGAGCACAGGATTTCTCTCTTGAGCCTCTCTAGCTTAAAGAGCCTAATGAGTCTGGTATGGCTACACATCATGTTGTAAATAAACTGTCTCTCCTACAAAACAATGTGACCAGAGCAATAATTTAGATGGAAGGAAGTCCAGAGTAGATTTTTAAAAGAAACAGTGGATTGTTCAGAATATTGTAAATACTCACGTTATCTTTCTCACATTCAGGCATTTCCCCTGTGCAGCTTTTATGAGACACTTTTAATGATTCAGTGATGTTGTTCTCCTAGGAGTGAGAGCAGAGATCTCAGTTTAACACAGTTTAAACTCCATGAACTCTATTGATATCTCAATGGCAACATGAAAACTCCTTGTCCATCATGTTACTTACAAGGTTCTGAAGGAGCAGGGAGATGACAGTCTCGTAGTCCTCAACGATCTCTCTCATAGTACGGTTGCTGTCACAAGACAACACCAGAGGTAGCAGCAtgagagaaaagacagaggtgCCAAgaagatgctgtgtgtgtgtgtgtgtgtgtgtgtgtgtgtgtgtgtgtgtgtgtgtgtgtgtgtgtgtgtgtgtgggggggggggggggggtgtgtgagagagacatacagagagagagagacatacagagagagagtgagagagacagaaaggtgTACAAAAATCAGTCTTGTAGCATTATTCACACCAGTTAAAAATAAGACGTTTTTGACCTATTCATACTTTACCGATCCAGGTGAGTGCCATTgaggtttttgttatttttacaaGGGATCTCTGGTCTGGCAGTAGCCTAGCCTACTGTGGAACTACAGACAGATGGTCGCATGTTTTCGgaattataaaaaaataagttcttcaacatccactgaagtagatagcaagtttactagatagctacggTAGTTTCAGTTGGTaaccaaacagacttgctagtttagctaaccaaacagtcctagcttgctattatgacaATCGAATTCAACAATACTAATACTGTTTTGAAATCGACTTCTGCTTTCAAAATCTGCtcaaacaaaacatgtaaaaatgaactaaagccattgaattctaccgtgcaaATATACCGTGATTTTATAGGAAATTATAAAATGGGTTGGTCTAatcttgaatgctgattggttaaaaccgcattccatccggtgtctattccacaagttaccaccagctaaatctatgaatttgaaatacctatttactctgttccatctgactgcacaatccactgtctcatcagcccattTAGTTTTtaacagtggagatttgtataaacttggctgtctgtctctctgacatttgcaatatTGTTTTAATATTCAAATTGGATCTTCAGCTGTCGCATAGCAATGAATGTGTCGGGAGtcaggatgagacagacaggcaggaaggcagcgtttctcagccagtcaaaatcatcaATCGGCATCATTTATTTCGGAggttgcagtctttccagcttcagtttgaagttattgtgttagctgtgttgttggctagctcctctgaacaacactgtcctgacaagagagcacattttctatgccaggtgaaatctcacatcattagctcattgatatggatgtatccaaataaatatcACTAGAAAGcagcttaaacaaacgcaaatgcagatactttgttgttattctggctgcactgttagACATGACTATaaattagccatagttggctagctaggcagcaaaggataagaacgttgccaacAAGTCTGGCTATAGAGCATTTAGAACGAACAACTGGATTGTGTCCACagatacagtcgtatgaaaaagtttgggtagccctgacaatttccatgatttccatttataaataattgggtgtttggatcagcaatttcattttgatctatcaaataactgatggacacagtaatatttcagtagtgaaatgaggtttattggattaacagaaaatgtgcaatatgcatcaaaacgaaattagacaggtgcataaatttgggcaccccaatagaaaaatcacatcaatatttagtagagcctccttttgctaaaataacagcctctagacgcttcctatagcctctaatgagtgtctggattctggatgaaggtattttggaccattcctccttacaaaacatctctagttcagttaggtttgatggttTTCCAagcatggacagcccgcttcaaatcatcccacagattctcaatgatattcaggtctggggactgggatggccattccagaacattgtacttgttcctctgcataaatgcccgggtagattttgagcagtgttttgggtcgttgtcttgttgaaatatccagccgcggcgtaacttcaactttgtgactgattcttcaacattattcccaagaatctgctgatattgagtggaatccatgcgaccctcaactttaacaagattcccagtaccggcactggccacacagccccacagcatgatggaacccccaccaaattttactgtaggtagcaagtgtttttcttggaacgctgtgttcttttgccgccatgcataacgtcccttgttatgaccaaataactcaatctttgtttcatcagtccacagcaccttattccaaaatgaagctggcttgtccaaatgtgcatttgcatacctcaagcgtctctgtttgtggtgtgtgtgcagaaaaggcttcttctacatcactctcccatacagcttctccttgtgcaaagtgtgctgaattgttgaacgatgcagtgacaccatctgcagcaagatgatgttgtaggtctttggaggtggtctgtgggctgttctcaccatccttcgcctttgcctctccgatatttgacttggcctgccacttctggccttaacaagaactgtgcctgtggtcttccatttcctcactatgttcctcacagtggacactgacagcttacatctctgcgatagctttttgtagccgtcctctaaaccataatgttgaacaatctttgttttcaggtcatttgagatttgttttgaggcccccatgttgccactcttcagaggagagtcaaagagaacaacttgcaattggccaccttaaataccttttctcatgattggatgcacttgtctatgaagttcaaggcttaatgagctcaccaaaccaattgtgtgttccaattaatcagtgctaagtagttacaggtattcaaatcaacagaatgacaagggtgcccaaatttttgcatagcctatttttcacatctgatttaatttcatacaacttaatattTCTACACTAAAATtctttgtctggacaataccccagcttttattagaaaatgaatggcatgccactgtgataATTTTCTGTGACGCcagagtaaattattatgcatcctcagaggggtgcccaaactttttcatacgactgtacaGATTAAAATGACaacaactgggtcgcgtctctggcaaccgaaccgatagaacgaacgacgAGCTGGCTTGGGTAGTAACCCTAGATTTGGgtcaggactatatcttgtggaaggatgaaacgaataaattaatcaaaataaagtttttaCTGAAAATATgtacatcatttacattttagtcatttagcagaagctcttatccataTGGTCAACATACCAAGGCCAAGGGCTGGTTTTATGCACGACGCAATGCagagccgtggtatattggccatatatcataaacccccgaggtgccttattgctattataaagtggtaaccaacgtaattagagcagtaaaaataaatgttttgtcatacccgtggtatatgcgCTGATATACTACgaatgtcagccaatcagcattgattATATTATGGTGTTTATAATTCTGTACGTCATAACTGAACTTTGGCTAGATATGCAGTCGTCTATTGTTTCTAACCTACCATTTGTATGTAGGCTACTTGGTTCATATTCACAAAAAGATGCCACTCCCACCACATTTACAAAAGTTGTCATAAATTGTAGTGTTTCTCACTGAAACCGCTTCTGTACATTCTTAGCTATAAGCCTAAAATTTCCCGGGCTTGTTTCTCTATCAATCTCCCTGCATGGTTGGCGGACAGCAAGACATGacctttaaaggcccagtgcagtcaaaaaagggattttcctgtgttttatatacatgtCCACATGAtgaggttggaatattactgtgaaattgtgaaaattatgataatgcccttttagtgtaagggATGTTTGAAAAtacctgaaatgtcagcctgttttgtgggatggagttttggcctgcctggtgacatcaccaggtgatCAGTTACTTAATAgatcaataagaaagagttccaaatagggctgggcaatatggccTTACAATCATCAAACATTTTTACACGGGCGATTCACAATATATAGATTTTGTTTTAACGTTTTCTCTAAATAAGCTTTATTGCACGATTAAAAAAGGTCAAAGCACTGGATGTAAAATTATACCTAACCTGACTATaaaagccttccacaaccatgaggtaaaataatgaaattatcaaaatagtttaacctgctttttagaattaatcactgatctggctttcaagtctgtctatgaaaatTCAATATTTGCACAACCCACATCTGCTAAAAACAATTACCAACTTCTTGTAGCAGGAGttatagaaaatgaacacaggtctCAAACAATCTCTCAAGCCAATGTGCTAGTGAGTAGTCAGCTTATCTTTAAATATAAAgtctagccaacttggatctattctgaataaaaatataaaaatgcaacatgcaacaatttctaagattttactgagttgcatttcatataaggaaattagtcaattgaaataaattccttaggcctgattctatgaatttcacatgacagggaatacagatatgcatctgttggtcacagaaatcttagaaaaaaaggtagggatgtggatcagaaaaccagtcagtatgtggtgtgaccaccatttgcctcatgcagcgcaacacatctccttcacatagagttgatcaggctgttgattgtggcctgtggaatgttgtcccactcctcttcaatggctgtgcgacgttgctggatattggctggaactggaacacgctgtcatacacatcgatccagagtatcccaaacatgctcaatgggtgacatgtctggtgagtatgcaggccatggaagaaggcgacattttcagcttccaggaactgtgtacagatatttgtgacatggggccgtgcattatcgtgctgaaacatgaggtgatagtgGCAGATGAATGGCGCGACAATGGGCGTGGTGTAGGGCCTCTTGGATGGCTGCTTGGATTTCCCACTGTATGGGTCCCACGACACAAGACAGAGGCAGGATGGGCTCGGGAGCTGGCTTAGAGGAAGGGGAGTCAAATGTACGGGATAAAGAATCAGCCTTCACATTTTTCTTGCCGGGCAGGTAGGTGACGGTGAAGTTGAAGAGGGTGAAGAAGAGTGCCCTGCAAGCCTGCCGGGCAGAAAGGTGATGTTGAAGAGGGTGAAGAAGAGTGCCCCGCAAGCCTGTCTGGGGTTGAGCCTCTTAGCACTTCTTAAGTACTCCACATTGCGGTGGTCAGTAAGGACAAGGAATGGGTGATGAGCTCCCGCTAACCAGTGGCGCCACTCTTCGATAGTCAGCTCAATGGCAAGGAGCTCTCGGTTCCCGAAGTCATTGGTCCTCTCAGCGGGTGACACTTTCTTGGAAAAGCAGACACGAGTGTAATTTGGTATGTGTCCCGACCCGCTGGGAGAGAACCACTCCCACGCCGAcctcggatgcatccacctcCAGAACAAAAGGAAGGGTAGGATCTGGCTGCCTAAGGATGGGTGCAGAGGTGAAGAGGCGTTTCAAGGTCTCAAATGCAGTAAGGGTGGTGTCGGTCCATTGGAGGGTATGGGTTTTTAGATTGGTGAGAGCTGAGAGAGGAGCGGTTGTGCTGCTGCAGTTTCGGATGAACCGGCGGTAGTAGTTGGAGAATCCTAGAAAAGGGTGGACTGAAGGGTGGTCAACAGGGTGGACTGAAGCAGTTTTTAAAACAGGTGGGAGACCATGACAGCAGTTCCCCTTGCCGCCAGGAGATGGAAGGGTCGTGAAGACTTAGCCAGGGGTGACCGAGAATGAGGGGTTAACTGAATGAACTCAGAGTGAAGGAGGCCAATCTGAAGGGTGATACTTTCGGTCACGCGAGTCACAAGACCGGTTCCGAGAGGTTGTCCAACCAGCACATTAATCCTAAGGGGAGGATTAACAGGGATTAGTTTGACCCTTAACTGATGTGCCAATTGTTCGTCAAAATTTCCCCGAGTCCACTAGTCCCTCCACAAACTGAGTGAACCCATTAGCAGAAAGAAGAGCCGGGATCCCAAACTGCCTTTAGGTAATGTTCAAAAACGTAGAGGTGCTTACCCGGGCGGAAGTGGAGGGGTTGTGGTAACCCCTTCatgggggagtgggggggggggggggttgtggtcACCCtttcgtgggggggggggggtgaatcaGACAGCTATTGAGTAGGCGGTTACTCTCTCCACAATAGAGGAACAGGGTTTcacttaacctctctcgggtatgtgggacgaaatggAATcgagtggaatcgagtggcgcgaaattcaaaaaccttaaaaatgctataacttcaatttctcaaacatatgactattttacaccattttaaagacaagactctcgttaatctaaccacattgtacgatttcaaaaaggctttacaacgaaagcaaaacattagattatgtcaggagagtacccagccagaaataatcacacagccattttcaaagcaagcatatatgtcacataaacccaaaccacagctaaatgcagcactaacctttgaggatcttcatcagatgacactcctaggacattatgttatacaatacatgcatgttttgttcaatcaagttcatatttatatcaaaaaacagctttttacattagcatgtgacgttcagaactagcaaacacaccgaaaacttccggtgaatttactaaattactcttgataatcgtttacaaaatacataacaattatttaaagaattatagatacagaactcctttatgcaatcgcggtgtcagattttaaaatagcttttcggcaaaagcacattttgcaatattctgagtagatagcccgccatcacgggctagctaatttgacacccaccaagtttggcgttcactaaactcagaattactataagaaaaattggattacatttgctgttcttcatcagaatgcactcccaggacttctacttcaaccacaaatgttgttttggttcaaaataatccatagttatgttcaaaaatcctctgttttgtccgtgcgttcaggtccctatcccaacggtgacgcgcggacgcatgtcgtgacaaaaaaattcaaaatattccattaccgtacttcgaagcatgtcaaacgctgtttaaaatcaatttttatgctatttttctcgtaaaatagcgataatattccaaccgggcgacgttgttttcgttcaaaggctgaaagaaaaacatggccacttctcggggccgtgcatctcctgtctctgagccaccagcctgaccactcacaaacagctctcctgtacctagcccagagacagcagagatctcattccattttc encodes the following:
- the LOC115195394 gene encoding uncharacterized protein LOC115195394 isoform X3 — its product is MREIVEDYETVISLLLQNLENNITESLKVSHKSCTGEMPECEKDNERQFIYNMMCSHTRLIRLFKLERLKREILCSLGRYCPRKQKSSQGQHTTHQHQRRKKKKPGGETVEEKERMEENRGTTEGGERLDSGKQQGRLRKERSRSTEAMKRRRRQCGLKVFVDSLKVCYMSLAERHGDLK
- the LOC115195394 gene encoding uncharacterized protein LOC115195394 isoform X1 gives rise to the protein MSGPKLQHLLGTSVFSLMLLPLVLSCDSNRTMREIVEDYETVISLLLQNLENNITESLKVSHKSCTGEMPECEKDNERQFIYNMMCSHTRLIRLFKLERLKREILCSLGRYCPRKQKSSQGQHTTHQHQRRKKKKPGGETVEEKERMEENRGTTEGGERLDSGKQQGRLRKERSRSTEAMKRRRRQCGLKVFVDSLKVCYMSLAERHGDLK
- the LOC115195394 gene encoding uncharacterized protein LOC115195394 isoform X2, which codes for MSGPKLQHLLGTSVFSLMLLPLVLSCDSNRTMREIVEDYETVISLLLQNLENNITESLKVSHKSCTGEMPECEKDNERQFIYNMMCSHTRLIRLFKLERLKREILCSLGRYCPRKQSSQGQHTTHQHQRRKKKKPGGETVEEKERMEENRGTTEGGERLDSGKQQGRLRKERSRSTEAMKRRRRQCGLKVFVDSLKVCYMSLAERHGDLK
- the LOC115195394 gene encoding uncharacterized protein LOC115195394 isoform X4; this encodes MSGPKLQHLLGTSVFSLMLLPLVLSCDSNRTMREIVEDYETVISLLLQNLENNITESLKVSHKSCTGEMPECEKDNKSSQGQHTTHQHQRRKKKKPGGETVEEKERMEENRGTTEGGERLDSGKQQGRLRKERSRSTEAMKRRRRQCGLKVFVDSLKVCYMSLAERHGDLK